The stretch of DNA tgcttccgggCTCGCTCCTGCTGCGGTGGAGGAGCATGTCCTTGATGAACACCCACCGCCGGGACCCGCGCGCCGACGACGAggccgacgaggaggaggacgtggagGAGGAGCGCGACGAGGCGGtgaccggcggcgcggcctcctcccgcgccgcgccgcctggcGCGGGGCCGAGATCCGGCGCGGGGACGAGCGcattgatcagcttgaaccgcGGGGACGCGCCGCGGAGCGGGGACATGGACCGCGCGCGGCGGTGCACGGACGCGCTCCGCGGCGTGAGGTCGCGGCCCCGCGCCggggcgcgcccgccgccgccctcgtcgtcctcgtcgctgCTGGGGTCGAGATCCGGGAGCGGGGGCAGGGTGAGCGGCCGGATCTGGCCGTTGTGGAAGAGCTCGTCGGCGGAGATCATGGGCCCGCCGGGCCCGCCGAACTCGAACTCCGCGTCGCCCGCGCCCccgcgcccgcccgcgccggcggccgcggaggccgAGGACGACGTCGAGAAGAGGAGGTGGTGGATGGGGCTGGCCGGCGCGCTGAAGAAGTATCCGCCGCCGACGAAGGCAGGGGAACGCCCGGGGCTGGACGGCGCGCTGGCGAACGGGGTGGAGCAGGAGCTGTCGATGTCGTCGTCCAtggcgcctgcgcctgcggacgcTGCGTGGCCCGTCGTGCTCCTCGCGCCGGGTTGACCTGCTTGCAGTGAAGTGGCGGGGCGGTGGAGGCCTGGAGGGGTGGTGCGGTGGGAActgggaagaggaaggagaatgCTGGAGAaaggcaggggaggggagaggagaggtTATAAATGGAGGGCGGGGCAGAATGGAGTGGGCCCGGCGGTGCAGCGGCGGTAACTGTCCGGCGCACGGCACACCGATGGCTTTGGGCGTGGCGACGGGACACGGGGGTCAGCGACTCGGCCGAGCGGTTTGGCCGGATTGGGTTTGTTGACGGCAATCTGCAGGGGAGTTACGTCTGCTTGGGCGGCGTGCCTTGCTATAGGAGAGCTACTGTTGCCACGGAAATACTAGCGCGACATTTCACAACGAAATTTGCTCGTCAGTGCTCGCCATGTAGGAAGAGTCTGAAATGCCTCAAGAGGTGTCTGAAATCTCCCCAACACCAATCAACCTGTAATTTTGGAAGGGTGCGCAAATGCTCGGCCGGATCGAGTAACTAGGAACGAGTAGCAACGGGGTTGCCATGCGCAGACCAATTAGGACAGGGATAGCACAGTGTCGCTGAAGGCCGGGGCTGATGGCATTCAGACATTGAGCTGCAATGCACCGAGAAGTTGTGTCGATCGTATGCCAGACCAATCAGAATCGTGTCGCCCCCGTAGAACCGGGATCCTGGTTACGCTGAACAATCATGCCGGTGCCGACCCAGCTTTTGTACACGCACCACGACGCCAGCTCACCGGAGAAGCCAACGTGTTTCCAGTTTCCATCGCGCTACTCTGACTCGCGAACAGTTACTCTGGTGCCTGTAAGAAGCACGTCCTCGTTGCCTGGGACGGTACACGTCGACCGTATACGCAGCTCCACAGGTGTCCACTGTTTGAGACGTTTGAAACAAGGTAAGAGACCACGCACTGTATTACTGTAACAGTGTACTATCACTTGTCAAGAACGAGCAAATAATGCAGGGCGATACACGATGGCTTCCAGACCCCGTAGACCCGGCCTCACTCGGACGCGTCCAGCCTGAACTGTCGGCGAGCGCATCAAAGATCTCGTCGCGCCATAATGCTACGCCCGAGTATATGCAGGCCGCATTATTCTGACACCTACAGGTCCACCGCAATGCGGCACACCGTGGGAGGCCGCAATGGTTGCAGCATACGCAGGCAAGTTTCGCATTGAACTAGCACAGTAGAAATGGTCACGGAGTTGCGGATGACAGAGGTAAAATCTTCAGAAGCCATGCCAAGCAGGGCAAGCACATTCAGTAATCGAGCTGAATGTGATCCATGAACTGTCTGTCTATGCAACAGggtaaataataacatttaccaCTGATTTGACAGAACAAATGGGGGATATGTAACAACTGAAGGAAACAAAATTACAAGGCAAAGGCTACAGCGTTCATCTCAAATTACAAATTTACACTCCTGCCGTCGTCTCACCACCATGTCGCCGATCACCTCGTTAAGCAGGGAGCTCAGAATctcgccctccacctcctcgccgGCCTCAAACGCCTCCACCCGGAAATCGACCCACGTGCCCAAGCCCAGCCCGCTGCTCATGTCCTTGTCGACAAGCTCATCCTCCACCCATCCCCCCATGCTCTTCCAGCTGGTGATATCGTTGCAGACTTCGGTCTCGATGCCCCTGCTCAGCGCTGCAACCCCTTTGCTCCATGCTGCATATCCTGCCCGGAAGAAGGTGCTGCGTCTTGCCTCCAGGCACTCATTTACGCAGTCGAACAACAGCCGCCGGTAGCCTCGACGGTCCAAAACTGCTCCGTCCTGTTGTAGCTCTAGAAAGACTGCTACAGTCGgatggcgtagtgcacccgtctAATCCCAaagggtggttactcggggaagtgcaagctatccctcagatctactcatggggcaggaacacaagaacacccgggagtttagagtggttcgggccgccggagcgtaataccctacgtctactGAGAGATGTATTGCTCTTGAATTGGGTGAGTCTATCCTCCGCCTCTCAGTCCCTTCTTGGACTTGAgtcttctctaacgggcgtctcccttttatagcacAAGAGAGgcgcgtacacaggtgttggaccccgacaggtgggcccaacgaggaTGTGTAGTATACTACGGAGAAAGACATTTACAATGCTTTGTGAATCTTTTGCCGGATATGCTTCATCACCCTGTAAACTCTCTGgccgaggggggtcttcacctgtcccatcgACAAGTCGCCCGTTGAGGctgtgtaggttgcggcgtagactgttgggtctaccgcgtatgCGTTATGttactccgtcgccgagctgcCATGTttaactggcgtagcagactgacgcgcgtgtCGTGGGTGGTGCCAGCGTCCGCattgtgcgccttggtaacgcgcgatcaacagtacagcctggcaaaagacACATCGgactctgctgtggcagagcgcacttaacgtctcccgtattgaaggcggtaggtgggcgaatcttcccgaggaagcttcgcGGCCGTGCGCGTGCCTGTGCctacggacacgtggcggctccggaccccccaggcggggtgtctgttccctccccgctgaggggtccggatagtatatggggtccgggatcccgtgggaggtccggggcccccggctgttttggctgagtgctcccttctccgggacacgtggtgacaccggacccgtcgccgagcgggatgcgggtccgggaccgctggtccggtgagatggagtcgggcCCTAGGGGTCCAGCTGCTCAGCTActttgggcgtagttacggataactacacgagttTTGACACAGCAAGAGAGCGTACCCTAGTTCAGAGGTACCGACAGAGTGACCCTAGTTAATCTGTTGTCAAGTTTACATTGCTTAGCACATCTTCAACATATTCCAGCTCTGTGTGTCTTGATTGCTTTGAACATTTGGTGACATCTGAGATATCTGAAGCATCTACTGGTGCGGAAGATGCTGAGTCTGCAATCTTATCTTTGCCTAGGACTGCAAACATTGATCACTCGTGATTTTGACACTCCCAATGAATGATATTATGGGACCATCTGAGTCAAAATAGCAAAAGCCAATGTTTGCGGTCctatttttgcaaatttctcaATGTCAACTGATGGTGGATTCATCAAGAAATTTCCTGGTCTAGTCTTTACTTCAGAAGAAGATGAATACGCCGTCTTACTCCCTGTTATGAAAATATGAATACTCAGGGGTAAAAAAGGTGTCAACAGTTCAATTAGAAATTTGCGGGAGGAATCGAGGAAGGGCAATCCGAGGAGGCCGGAATCGACAAACGACGGCGGCTCTACTTGGCTCCTGCTCGGCTCGATCTGAGGTCCGGCGGCGGTTCGGTGaactgggcggcggcggttgggcTGGTGAGCACCAGGGGGCCGAGAGGGTGCGATTTGGGGGCTTGGTTCAGGCTgagggtggccggaggagggggcGTGGCGTGCAGGGACaggcggcagccatggcgggCAGTGGCTGCGGCTCTACTTGTGGCCGCGGGCGGGCGCAAGGAGGCGCGGAGCATGCATCAGGAGGCAGGCACACGCCACGTCTGGCGATAGCGGAGGTCCTCTACCTCCGCTTGCAGTTGCGGAACAGGGATCATTTGCTTGTTCAGCGGACGGTTCCCAGTACGCCTGAGGCATTATTACCGTTGATGCTCTGCCAGCCACGTCCATGCAGGTTGCTTCTACTATTGTTTGCAGAGTTCTAATCACATAGAAATAATGTTTACTTCCAAACATTCTTCATGCTCATATTCCAGCGTTCCAAACACCCATATTTGCAGAGTTTCCGTCGTTTCCATTCCTCTATTTTGACACTACATTCCTATCCCTTTTCTATATTTTATCTCGTTCCTCCGTTTTGCATTCCTTTGTTCCACACAAGCCCTTAGCATTGTTGGGTATGGGCACTTTTCTTGGATTCGGTCGGGCGTGAatcgtgatgatgatgatgagcatTAGCAATGGGCTTGGGTTTTGAAGCCGAAGAATCAAGGATCTCAGGCACGGTCCGTGCGCACCGCAACAAGGCCATGGACTGAATATAGGCTGGAAAAGTGGTAGAGGCTTAACCCATTTCCCATGAAAAGCCCAACCACCGTATCGGTTCGAAAGAAGTGAAAACTTTTGCAACTTTACACCAGAGGACGCCGAAGACAAGCCTGGCTGTCTTAAAAGTAGTCACACACATAAGAcggattattttttatattgctACAACAATTGTTCCACCTCTAAAAAATTGTTCCGCACTTAAAAGTGTTACGAAAAAATTATAaagatatttttaaaaaaattttgtCACAAGAAATACAGTGATGCAGTCAGATTTTAATTTGAATATAcagttttaaaaaatataactatgtaaCATTTGGACAAGATACACTGCGCGGATACGAAATGGCAGCCCATGTCAGTCTGCGATACCATTATAGCCAGGTTCCTTCGACCGTGCAGATCAAGAGGCCCGCGTAGGTTTTTGCCGCTCCTTCCACAACACAATCTACCACTCCGCGCACCGAGAACCCTGCACGTTTTGTTGCGCCCTGCTGCTGCCATGCCAGCACGTCGGGCGTGGGGCGCTGCTACTTGCTAGCATCCACTATTCCACTCTGTCACGACTCACGCGGCGGACATGATACCTGGACAGCGGTAGGCACGGGAGCCACGGGCCAGCACCTGAACTGaatgttcgttcaaaaaaaagcaCCTGAACTGAATCTGGCAGCAACCATGAGTATTCGGACAGCAAGGGCTCCGTGTCTCTGTTATTTCTGCTTCTCCCCGTTAACTTTTTGACGAATGCAGATAACAAAAGCAGATCCCTGCAGTAGTATAGTCATACAGATACTGGAAGCAGGCACGGGCCACGGGCGCGCGGCTTATTGGTTATCGGCTTATCGCAAAGAAGCTGTTGCATCAACACGTACTCCTACTGCCATAAAATACAGCCCCATCGTCATTAGAACTAATCATGGTTTAGGTGTACTACAGTACGTTTGGAGAGTTTTAAGTATGCCTACACTAACGGACAAAACTGAGAGTACAATCCGAGGACGCGTCATTCATCAGCTATGCAAATCATGAACACCTGCACAAGCACAACCAGAGTCCCATCATCACCTACGGAATGAATCaatcaagcaagcaagcaatctTGCGGCGGCCAAATCACAATGCCTAAAAAAAAGCTAAAACAAACGAAATAAACCGACCCAGACACGGATTCAATGGGGAAAAATTGTATTCTGTATAGTATGTAGTAAAAAAATTCTGGAATTCTGTATACAGGCGCTGTGTGCATGTGTATATGTTTGTTTTCGATGAACAAATGCTCaaactctgctgctgctgctgctgctgctagtgatcCACGATGAGCAGAGGAATCGATCTAGCTGACGCTCCGCTGCATCATCTCGTTGTACTGGAGCCACGAGATCTGGCGCTGCAGCTTCATCTGCGCGTAGAATCTGGCGATGAACTCGTCCGCCTTCACGTCCACCCCGGCGTCGCCCTCCGCGGCCGTGCTGGCGCGGCACGACTCTGCGACAGCGCGCTccagcagctcctcctcctcgtcgccgccgtcgcagtAGCAGCTCAGCTCCTCCTCTtcgccgtcgtcgtctcccCGCTCGCTCTCCGGGGCGCCGTAGCCGTACGCGGCGCCGTCCTCCTccagcgcgcgcgccgcggcgtcgcGGAAGAAGTAGCGGTGGTCGTCGCCGTAGAGGCCCGGGGTGTCCGGCACCGCGGGCGCGATGCAGGGGATGAGGCGGAGCACGCGGGCGGACGGGGTGCGGAACCGGAACGCCGGCGTCTCGTCGATGGAGAACTCGCGCTCGCCGTACCGGAGGCggtcgccgcgcgccccgccgccgaggccgtgcCCGTGGCGCCGGAGCGTGCGGAGCAGCCGCAGGCtgtgcgccacgccgccccggcgGGCCCAGAGCACCGCCAGGCGCAGCAGCCGCCACGCCCGCGTCCCGAACGACGGCTTCTTCACCGCGGCCGCCTTCCCCGCCGCCATTGCGCGCTCGCTGCCGGAAATCTCAGAGGCCGACCGGGCAAATGCTGCCTGCGGAGTTGCCTTTGCTCAGGTTGATTCTGGTTGGTTTGAAGCGATGGCGACTGGCGATACGCTGAGATGAGATGGAGAATGAGATGAGTGGGGCAGAGACGGGGCGAGCTTAAATAGGAGGGACTGAGGGAGGGAGCTCGCCAGCTCGGGGTGCGTTGCTTTGCTTGCGTCCGcagaggcgcgggcgcgggaggaCGGAGCAGGAAGCGAACGCGTTGAgcagctgcctgcctgcctgcttggCAGTTGGCGTAAGCTGGAGGAGGCAGCGAGCATGATTGGGCGCGGAGTGGCGTGTGGGGCCCGGGCACCGGGACGGGGGTGGCAGAGGCGGACATGGGACCCGCGGGTTCACACCTTCGGGATGCGGCGGCCGGAAAGCCGGAACGAGATGGCGCGCGTGATTGCGGAGTGGCCGCCGCTCGATCGACGGACGGGGAGGGGAGCGCGGCTCGTGCCCGCGAACGTGGGGCGCGCGTCCCCGTCGTGGCCGCGGGTCGGCGGCCCGCCGCGCGCTGGATCCGGCGAGCGGATTCCTGACCGGCCGCCCATCCTTCCTGGGTTTCCTGAGCTCGCAGTCGTTTTCCCCACACGGTTTTCGCCCGATCAGGTGTGAGTTGTGACCGCCCGTCATCTCATCCTTGGTTTTGTCTCGTTTCGCCCGCGCCGTACATCTGCTCATCTGCTGGCTCGGACGCCCAGTGCATTGCTCCTACGGTCCTACCCTATTTTACCCCCTGCCGGGCTGCTTCGCGCCTGCTTCACTGTAAATTCGCAGACGGCCGATCCTGAGCTGCGATGCGGAGGCGACGACCGGCGCGTTACGACTTGCGTGATCGGACGGTCTATCCATCTCGCGGTTTTCTTGAGCTGCAGTATGCGCGGGAGATCACGCACATGATCTCGTCAAACGTGACATGTTATTCCTTATTTTGTAGGATAATAAAATGGCTACAATACCCCTTTCACAAAATTCTCTAGTTTTTCGCAACCCCGGCCCCCATGCTGGTGGCTAGCTGCTCATTTCGGTGGGGACTAGTAGTACTAGGCGCCTCCGTGGTTTTCTTTATTAAGACGTGAACCGCGTCTGAAGACCTGCGATGTCAACTACCAGCGTAATTTCCGCGGGGGCAGAGCTGTTCCAGGACCACGAGGTCCCGAGAACAACACCATTGCGGTCTCCAGCAATCCCGTGTGCCGAGCAGCGGCAGGCAGCAACCTATGAATAAGCGCATGCCAGAAGTTGCAGTCTCCAGTAATCCAGTGTGCCGAGCAGAACCGAAACAGCGTTGTGCAACGCTTCAATGATTCAATATCTCAAGATCTAGTGGCAAAAAATAACCTGGAGTTTCATTTGAACCGTATCAGTACATGTGAAATATATGTACTCCAAtgagttttttaaaaaaaaatgcatcCCAATGAGCGCATAAGTGTACGAAGAAGTTTATTCTGCTATAGGGTGCATAATCTTGCGACGTATGGAAATGGACTGAGGGAGACGACACTGCATAAGAATTACAAAGATAAATTATGGTCGACGGCGTGGCATGAAATCACCAACATGACCATGTTTAGCAAATAATGACAAAAAGAGGCATAGCAGGAAGCTTCCCAAGAAACTTCATGCAAGCAATGACCACCAGGCAGGAACATATATCATATACGCCTCTGATCCCTGGGGCCACGCACTCACATGGTATCCCCAGGCTGACAGACGGAAACAGTAGTCACAACCCAAAGATTGCTGTCATTCACATACTACCAAACTGCTCCCTCCCAGACACACCTTGTTGGCACATTCACAAACACCAGGTTGCTTTTGTGCTAAGGCTCAAGCGCTCAACTAACCTGAACATATTTTTTGGAAGGCAACTGACCTGAATTTTGGAGCAGTGTCACAAGGGGGAGTCCGCAAAAGGAGCAATAATACAGGCAGCCCTAGTCCGAAAAGCATCAGCCACTTAGCATTCAAAGAAGTAGCGGCCACGAAATGGCAAGAGGGGTTGCCCTACCCAACCAAACAAACTGGGACAGCACAACACGATGCAGTGCAGCTACACGAAACAGATTCAGTTCGAAGGACCTTGAAAAGGTCAAGATCCAGTCTGGATGCCCCAGATCATCGGCACACAAACACAAGGCTTGCGGATACCACAAGTATTGAGTACTTTGGGCTATATTGAAAAGGGAGAACTAATATTCAAGACAAAATAGACAGATAGAAATTGTTCCTAAAATAGCATTTTCCCTATCAACTTAAACTGTGTGACAGCTTGCTCActctagaaaaggaaaacaattcTGGGGCAGATTCTGCAAAGAAAAATCATACATTTACTTTCAGCTAACAAGAATTCAATCAACTGCATAGCTATGGCTGACACTTGGAATCCTTCAGAAGTCAAACAATAAGAACAGACAAATTTACGATAAAGTCAGGGATCATATACTATTACACTGTCACTTAAGCAGGTGCCTAGTTGTGGTTCAGTTGCTTCAATACAAAGTCAGAAGCATAGCATACACAGTGTCACTTAAGCAGGTGCTGACAATCAGGATTTCTACTTTTTCAGCAAACAATACAGCAATGTCCAATGAGAAACGAAAGCCACATGGTGATAATACAGCTCCAGATGTGTCATTGTGCCTTAGCCCTTAAACTGCCACTCTCTACGGCACATGGGGCAAAGGGGTGTAGATGTTTGAGAATTGACCCACTTCAGTATGCAGTGAAGATGATAAGCATGGTtgcaggcgccccagatcagcGGGCAATCATCACCAGGGAACTTACAGTCAGGGCAGCAGCCGTCAAATGCCATCCTGCATATGCCACATGTTTCATCTTGTGCATCCCACGTCCAAGAAGCTACCGCATGCCACTGAAGAATCTTAACCTTCATTGCAGTACCTGGTGTGCAACAAGCAAGGCATAAGACTGCAGTGCCTATCACCTCAAAAGATATATAAAAACAAAAGGCCACAATACTCAAAGCAAATAGTGGTACGCTAATATCCAATTTCTAATAAAGCGGAGCCCAACTGTACAAGGGATGTTCAAGAAAACCTTCCACCGTCATCTTTAAATTCTAGGTGCCAAACATTTAACATGTTGGAAACATGCTACTCACACCTTTCAAAGTCTTGATCCTACCTGAGGACTGAAGTGCAAAAGAAATTCTATACATCTGTGACATTCTATAATATTTATCTTCTTGCAAGAACACTACAAAATGTTATCAAGTGAAGGATTGAGGATAAAATAGAGATGAGCTATTTCCATTTTTGTATTAAGGGAAGGACAGAAGGAGCTAAATATTCACGTCATCTAGGGGCCAAAATAATCCTTTCAAATGTCAAAAAATTTGGAATGGAAAAGGGATCAAGCAAGTCCACAACATCCTAAATACAACCCAATGCATAATCAATAGCGAAGCATTGATTTTTATTCTTTGATATCTATGTTGCCAAAATATAATCTTTTGTTCTATGTCTTATAAACAAATAAACATAATCAATACCCTCTAAATGAAATCATAATAAAGAATCATAGAAGTTTACCTCAttatttaaatactgaaatatGACGATTGAACCATTTTATTTTAACCATTTAAAAAATGGTAACCATCCCAGCAAAGCATAGTGACAGCTCAATAAACGAACAGAGCATGATGATGCTAAGAGAATTTCGTTAATCTACAAGGGAAAAGAGTTTTAACCACACATTGTTTTAACTCTAATTTTGCAATTGCTGTAGGAAGCTACAGCGGCATTATACCAGAAATCATGTGATTGGCTCACAAATCAGAACTTGTGTAAATCAAGAAACATGCTGCAAGCATTTCTGGTGTTAGCCGTGGGTGTTCAATTGATATGGCAGGGACGCACTTAGCGTTGGGTATGGGTGTTCAATTGAACTATATCCCCACCTCTAATCCCAAGTCGTATGGCATGACCTGAGATTGGCCGATCTTGTCAACACGACCAAACCAGAACCATGCATCAATAAATGAGCAAGTAAATGCCGAGGGACAGAAACTGGGATTTCATTGCCCACAGCAGGTAAGAGGTCTCCATGAATAACTCTAAAATGGAGGGAAAATCTACCCGAGAAAGCTAGGATTCCTTACAAACAAAAGAGATTGTGCAATCCCAGGTCTGGATGGATCGCCACTGTCCACACTAATCAAATGCTAGTAGAGGGAGGGGAAGGATGACGCGGCTAAGGCCATGTTTGTTTAAGCTTGAAATTTTAAAAAGCAGCTTGCAAAGGTTGAGGTTGCTTGGAATCCTAGATTGTGGGAGGATTGATTGTTCTTTTGCACTGCAATATCTGTAGTATCCCTCTGTTCTAGTGCTCATTTAATTTTATTTCAATTGTCAAACATTTAAACGTGGTCGCgtgttcatctttttttttctaatgaATTGTATTTATTGTAATCTTAAACATATTGGTTCAACTTCAAAATGAATACTACGCATATCTCATAGTGCCTGGATGGTTTATAATTTGACTTAATATAGCTTCACTGTTCACATGGTGGCCACATATATACCAAATAAGGCGAGCAAAACTCGTAGAACATCCTATTATGAAATGTATCCCAATTGCCTTTATAGACCAGACCATCATCCATCTATTGTCTCACAAACAATGAGGTAAACCTAATTATTATCAGCAATTAGCCCAATGAGTAAAATAGATAAtaatcagcaaaaaaaaaagataataatCAATCAAATGAACTGAAGACATTTGTTTGTTATCCTTTGACCAGCAAGCAAGTGTGGCTAACTGAACTTTCTGCTAATCTACCTTACGCTGCGTCAACAATTTCACTGTAAGACGTAAACTTTCTCTATTTAAAATCATGATAATCATTGGCTGTCAGTACAATCACGACACTAAATCCCATTCATATTTTTCAACTGAATCAAGAAAGCACTACATGACACTTCAACACAACAAGTTCAACAAACAAGTACGTACACGATGACAATCTATAGCAACTTTATATAgtaacaaacacacccaaattATATGATTAGAGACCACAAGGCAACAAATGAACATAATGCAGGCAAGGCAACAGATCAACAGAGCACATCCATTGCAAAATTAGAGCACAAGCATGTCAACAGATCGACAGATGAGGAAGGAGATGCGGT from Panicum virgatum strain AP13 chromosome 9K, P.virgatum_v5, whole genome shotgun sequence encodes:
- the LOC120652645 gene encoding uncharacterized protein LOC120652645, translating into MDDDIDSSCSTPFASAPSSPGRSPAFVGGGYFFSAPASPIHHLLFSTSSSASAAAGAGGRGGAGDAEFEFGGPGGPMISADELFHNGQIRPLTLPPLPDLDPSSDEDDEGGGGRAPARGRDLTPRSASVHRRARSMSPLRGASPRFKLINALVPAPDLGPAPGGAAREEAAPPVTASSRSSSTSSSSSASSSARGSRRWVFIKDMLLHRSRSEPGSSSSSAHANDAPAAGASAGASKPERAWAFSPSWAAREKLAARLRPSRPPPATEAAGGEEARPRGQGRGRRRRSTTVAAAHERLYAAPNRAQAEDMRRRTFLPYRQGLLGCLGFSSRGYGALHGLTKTLNPVFSR
- the LOC120652646 gene encoding uncharacterized protein LOC120652646, translated to MAAGKAAAVKKPSFGTRAWRLLRLAVLWARRGGVAHSLRLLRTLRRHGHGLGGGARGDRLRYGEREFSIDETPAFRFRTPSARVLRLIPCIAPAVPDTPGLYGDDHRYFFRDAAARALEEDGAAYGYGAPESERGDDDGEEEELSCYCDGGDEEEELLERAVAESCRASTAAEGDAGVDVKADEFIARFYAQMKLQRQISWLQYNEMMQRSVS
- the LOC120652649 gene encoding anaphase-promoting complex subunit 11, producing MKVKILQWHAVASWTWDAQDETCGICRMAFDGCCPDCKFPGDDCPLIWGACNHAYHLHCILKWVNSQTSTPLCPMCRREWQFKG